One stretch of Deltaproteobacteria bacterium DNA includes these proteins:
- the galE gene encoding UDP-glucose 4-epimerase GalE, which yields MKIFITGGAGYIGSHTVKLLGGDGHDVLILDNLSTGHPWAVTQGRLVEAELSDRDRLHQTLKEFMPDAVIHFAASIEVEESVRAPLKYYNNNVVNTLNLLDVMTGLGIRNFIYSSSAAVYGNPEEIPVKETAPLAPINPYGATKAMIEQVLQDLAAAGDFRYVALRYFNVAGADPESRIGQDYGNPTHLITRALKTAIGKYEKLAIFGTDYGTPDGTCIRDYIHVDDLARAHGLVLDYLMATGRSDVMNCGYGHGFSVKEVVNAAKRVTGVDFLTVEADRRAGDPATLVADGERIRTLTSWGPRHDDLEFIIKTAWDWEQKLASRP from the coding sequence ATGAAAATCTTCATCACCGGGGGGGCCGGTTACATCGGCAGCCATACGGTCAAACTTCTGGGCGGTGATGGACACGATGTACTGATCCTAGACAACCTGTCCACCGGCCATCCCTGGGCGGTTACGCAGGGCCGGTTGGTTGAAGCGGAGTTGTCCGATAGAGACAGGCTGCATCAAACCTTGAAGGAATTCATGCCGGATGCGGTCATTCATTTCGCGGCGTCCATAGAAGTTGAGGAATCCGTCCGTGCCCCCCTGAAGTATTACAACAACAATGTGGTCAACACCCTGAATTTGCTCGACGTCATGACAGGCCTGGGTATCAGAAACTTCATTTATTCGTCGAGTGCCGCCGTTTACGGAAATCCTGAGGAAATCCCGGTGAAGGAAACGGCCCCCTTGGCACCGATCAACCCCTATGGAGCCACGAAAGCCATGATCGAACAGGTCCTTCAGGATCTCGCTGCGGCCGGGGATTTTCGATATGTGGCGTTGCGTTACTTCAATGTGGCCGGGGCGGACCCGGAGAGTCGTATCGGCCAGGATTACGGGAACCCCACGCACCTGATCACGCGGGCCCTGAAGACGGCCATCGGTAAATATGAGAAACTCGCCATATTCGGAACGGACTACGGAACCCCCGATGGGACATGTATCCGCGACTACATCCACGTCGATGATCTGGCGCGGGCCCATGGGCTGGTTCTGGATTATCTGATGGCCACGGGCCGCTCCGATGTGATGAATTGCGGTTACGGCCACGGATTTTCCGTGAAGGAAGTTGTCAACGCGGCCAAACGGGTAACGGGTGTCGATTTTCTCACGGTGGAGGCGGACCGCCGGGCGGGGGATCCGGCGACGTTGGTGGCTGACGGTGAGCGAATCAGGACGCTCACGTCCTGGGGGCCTCGCCATGACGATCTGGAATTCATCATCAAAACGGCCTGGGATTGGGAGCAAAAACTGGCCTCGAGACCGTAG
- a CDS encoding NAD-dependent epimerase, which translates to MKNVLVTGAAGFIGFHLSRRLLDEGRCVIGLDNMNDYYDPSLKEARLAILSRESRFRFYRADLADPPAVEDVFEQEKPEIVVNLAAQAGVRYSITNPRTYVDSNLVGFINVLEGCRHHQVGHLVFASSSSVYGANTKMPFSPHQNVDHPVSLYAATKKANELMAHTYAALYGLPCTGLRFFTVYGPWGRPDMALFLFTRAILADRPIEVFNNGKMKRDFTYIDDIIEGVVRVADRVPVPDAAWNGEEPDPASSFAPYRIWNIGGNNPVLLMEFIEQIEKYLGKTAKKHFLPLQAGDVPVSWADVDDLEAYVGFKPATPVSVGIRKFLDWYRDYYG; encoded by the coding sequence GTGAAAAACGTATTGGTAACCGGTGCCGCGGGGTTCATCGGTTTTCATCTTTCCCGAAGGCTCCTGGACGAGGGGCGCTGTGTGATCGGCCTGGACAATATGAACGATTATTATGATCCGTCCCTGAAAGAGGCGCGTCTGGCCATTCTTTCCAGGGAAAGTCGCTTCCGTTTTTACCGGGCCGATCTGGCCGACCCCCCGGCGGTTGAGGATGTCTTCGAACAGGAAAAACCGGAAATCGTCGTCAATCTGGCCGCTCAGGCCGGCGTCCGCTATTCGATTACAAATCCGCGGACTTACGTCGACAGCAACCTTGTCGGTTTCATCAATGTCCTGGAAGGATGCCGTCATCATCAAGTCGGACACCTGGTCTTCGCGTCCTCCAGCTCCGTCTATGGCGCCAACACGAAGATGCCTTTTTCACCGCATCAAAACGTGGACCATCCCGTCAGCCTCTACGCGGCGACAAAAAAGGCGAATGAGCTCATGGCCCACACCTATGCCGCCCTTTACGGCCTCCCCTGTACGGGTCTCCGGTTCTTCACCGTCTATGGACCCTGGGGACGTCCCGATATGGCCTTGTTCCTATTTACCAGGGCCATTCTGGCCGACCGGCCCATCGAGGTCTTTAACAACGGGAAGATGAAACGCGATTTTACCTACATCGACGACATAATCGAGGGTGTCGTGCGTGTCGCGGACAGGGTTCCCGTCCCAGATGCGGCCTGGAACGGCGAAGAGCCGGACCCGGCTTCCAGTTTCGCTCCCTACCGAATCTGGAACATCGGCGGCAACAACCCTGTTTTGCTCATGGAATTCATCGAACAGATAGAAAAGTATCTGGGTAAAACGGCAAAGAAGCACTTCCTGCCCCTGCAGGCGGGGGATGTTCCGGTGTCGTGGGCCGATGTGGACGACTTGGAGGCCTATGTGGGCTTCAAGCCCGCGACGCCGGTTTCGGTGGGGATCAGAAAATTTCTCGACTGGTACCGGGATTATTATGGTTGA
- a CDS encoding nucleotide sugar dehydrogenase has product MDRNVAVIGLGYVGLPLVRAFVEKGFRVIGFDIDPIKVDTLNSGKSYIQHIPDKLIDSWVKGKSFSATTDFSRLRESDAILICVPTPLDRHDQPDLSFIVGTCESISRNLRKGHLVVLESTTYPGTTEEVMKPILEESGLKAGVDFHLAFSPEREDPGNPSFSTSKIPKVVGGCTPGCLQRAIKLYGEIVDIVPVSSTAVAEASKILENTYRAVNIALVNELKMLFDRMGIDIWEVIQAAATKPFGFQTFYPGPGLGGHCIPIDPFYLTWKAKEYDFNTRFIELAGDINAQQPYYVIERLIRAVNHEGLSLVCAKILVVGLSYKPDVADMRESPAIKIIELLQKEGAEVDYHDPYFPSVPPTRKGEFSMKSVDLMKIGDDHYAAAVIVTDHSRVDYARILKKAKIIVDTRNIIKRRGLPVDKLWTA; this is encoded by the coding sequence GTGGACAGGAATGTCGCGGTGATCGGGCTGGGTTATGTGGGGCTCCCCCTCGTGCGTGCGTTTGTGGAAAAAGGATTCCGTGTGATCGGATTCGATATCGACCCCATCAAGGTCGATACGCTCAACAGCGGGAAAAGCTATATCCAGCATATTCCCGATAAATTGATCGACTCATGGGTGAAAGGCAAAAGCTTCTCGGCCACGACGGATTTTTCCAGGCTCCGGGAAAGCGACGCCATTCTCATATGTGTTCCCACCCCTTTGGACCGTCACGATCAGCCCGATTTATCCTTCATCGTCGGCACCTGCGAGAGCATTTCACGGAACTTGAGAAAAGGCCACTTGGTTGTGCTGGAAAGCACCACCTATCCGGGTACGACGGAGGAAGTCATGAAGCCGATTCTCGAAGAATCGGGTCTGAAAGCGGGCGTGGATTTCCATTTGGCCTTTTCCCCGGAGCGGGAGGACCCGGGGAACCCCTCCTTTTCCACGTCGAAGATTCCCAAGGTGGTGGGCGGTTGTACGCCCGGGTGCCTGCAGCGGGCCATCAAGCTTTACGGGGAGATCGTCGACATTGTGCCGGTTTCCTCCACCGCCGTCGCGGAAGCGTCAAAGATTCTCGAAAACACCTACCGGGCCGTGAACATCGCTCTTGTGAACGAACTTAAAATGCTGTTCGACCGGATGGGCATCGATATCTGGGAGGTCATTCAGGCGGCCGCGACGAAACCCTTCGGTTTCCAGACCTTCTATCCGGGTCCCGGTCTCGGCGGACACTGTATTCCAATCGACCCCTTCTATTTAACCTGGAAGGCGAAGGAGTACGATTTCAACACACGGTTCATTGAACTGGCCGGTGATATCAATGCCCAGCAGCCCTACTATGTCATCGAGCGCCTCATTCGGGCCGTGAACCACGAGGGTCTTTCTCTCGTCTGTGCGAAGATACTCGTTGTAGGCCTGTCCTACAAACCCGATGTCGCGGACATGCGCGAAAGCCCGGCCATCAAAATCATTGAACTCCTGCAGAAGGAGGGGGCGGAAGTCGATTATCACGATCCCTATTTCCCCTCCGTGCCGCCCACCCGTAAGGGTGAATTCAGCATGAAGTCGGTCGATCTCATGAAAATCGGAGACGACCATTACGCCGCCGCCGTGATCGTTACCGACCATAGCCGCGTCGATTACGCCCGGATCCTGAAAAAGGCGAAGATAATCGTGGATACACGTAATATCATCAAGCGGCGCGGTTTGCCGGTGGACAAGCTTTGGACGGCATGA
- a CDS encoding nitroreductase, which yields MGVKIFLPFIGVYENYGRNDEINSEVTVMTMIDHIKNRRSVRDFKSDEIPAESLRTILEAVQHSQSWANNQCWEIIVLTDPVVKKAVQDALPQGNPSFNAIEKAPVVLALCARLEVSGYYQGVTPTKFGDWFMFDLGIVTQNICLTAYDLGLGTVVVGLFDHAKAARILSLPPKHELVALVPIGIPVPDAAVRDSPRKDMEEFIHYNGF from the coding sequence ATGGGCGTCAAAATTTTTTTGCCTTTTATCGGGGTTTATGAGAATTATGGTCGGAACGATGAAATAAATTCGGAGGTGACGGTAATGACCATGATCGATCACATTAAAAACAGAAGGAGCGTCCGTGATTTCAAGTCCGATGAAATCCCCGCGGAATCCCTGCGGACCATTCTTGAGGCCGTGCAGCACTCACAGTCCTGGGCCAACAACCAGTGCTGGGAAATCATCGTCCTCACGGACCCTGTAGTGAAAAAAGCCGTTCAGGACGCCCTGCCCCAGGGAAACCCGTCCTTCAATGCCATCGAAAAAGCGCCGGTTGTCCTGGCGCTCTGCGCCAGACTCGAGGTTTCCGGTTACTATCAGGGCGTGACACCGACCAAGTTCGGAGACTGGTTCATGTTCGATTTGGGCATTGTCACGCAAAATATCTGCCTGACCGCTTATGACCTCGGCCTGGGCACCGTCGTCGTCGGCCTTTTCGATCATGCAAAAGCGGCTAGAATCCTGTCGTTGCCGCCCAAGCACGAACTGGTCGCCCTGGTTCCGATCGGGATACCGGTTCCCGATGCGGCTGTCAGAGATTCACCTCGGAAGGATATGGAGGAATTCATTCATTACAATGGATTCTAG
- the uvrC gene encoding excinuclease ABC subunit UvrC, with product MTEIIHQKLAHAPRAPGVYLMKDDQGTILYVGKSKDLKSRIHAYFSGTDSRFMIPFLVARTRDIDFIVTETEKAALILENHLIKKHRPKYNVNFRDDKAYFHIRIDLGTPFPRFQMVRKPQKDGARTFGPYPSSAAARETLRFLQAIFPLRTCSDNELKNRTRPCVEYQIKRCCAPCVGLIERGAYRSLVMEAVSFLEGKGKTLLRQLNRDMARASETLRFEEAASLRDRIAAIRQTIEKQVVDSGVARDQDVWGLRYDAGRTEVCILHVRGGKLLGKRAFALETVPLEPEEKVSSLVTQYYDDKADVPAWILLPFLPEDRGLIEEWLSEKKGATVRLSLPRRGRLFSLLKMAERNAAENLKSGLAAREGVAENLAVLREAFQLSKTPSTMACFDISHMGGSNPVASMVTFREGKPWKQGYRRFKIRAVKGVDDYAMMFEALKRRFARDGERPDPLPDLLVVDGGRGQLGVALSVMRDLGIADQDVVAMAEERHEYPPRGVRKKEDRFYLPGRKDPVYLTRSPRALAIMQHLRDEAHRFAVAYYRKVKKKSDFHSILDDIPGIGEKRKKALLGTFGDLEAVESACVEEISAVKGIGPKQGRIVYNFLHSR from the coding sequence ATGACCGAAATCATCCACCAGAAACTTGCCCATGCCCCGAGAGCACCGGGGGTTTACCTGATGAAGGACGATCAGGGAACGATCCTGTACGTGGGCAAATCAAAGGATCTGAAGAGCCGTATCCATGCCTATTTCAGCGGTACCGATTCCCGCTTCATGATTCCCTTCCTCGTTGCCCGAACGCGGGACATCGATTTCATCGTTACGGAAACGGAAAAGGCCGCCCTGATCCTCGAGAATCACCTGATTAAAAAACATCGTCCCAAGTACAATGTCAATTTCCGCGATGACAAGGCCTATTTCCATATCCGGATCGACTTAGGAACCCCCTTCCCGAGATTCCAGATGGTCAGAAAACCGCAAAAGGACGGTGCCCGCACGTTCGGCCCCTATCCGTCGAGTGCTGCGGCCAGGGAAACCCTGCGGTTTCTGCAGGCGATCTTTCCCCTTCGAACCTGCAGCGACAATGAATTGAAGAATCGGACTCGTCCGTGCGTGGAATACCAGATCAAGCGTTGCTGTGCTCCCTGTGTGGGACTCATCGAAAGGGGGGCTTACCGGAGCCTGGTCATGGAAGCCGTGAGTTTTCTTGAAGGAAAGGGGAAAACACTCCTGCGGCAACTGAACCGGGACATGGCCCGGGCCTCCGAAACATTGCGTTTCGAGGAGGCCGCCTCCCTGAGGGACAGGATTGCGGCGATACGCCAGACCATCGAAAAACAGGTTGTCGATTCCGGCGTCGCCAGGGATCAGGACGTCTGGGGTTTGCGGTATGATGCGGGACGCACGGAAGTCTGCATTCTTCATGTTCGCGGTGGCAAGCTTCTGGGGAAACGGGCCTTCGCCCTCGAAACGGTGCCCTTGGAGCCGGAGGAGAAAGTATCGTCACTCGTCACGCAATATTACGATGACAAAGCCGATGTACCCGCATGGATCCTTCTCCCGTTTTTGCCGGAGGATCGTGGCCTGATAGAAGAATGGCTTTCCGAAAAAAAAGGCGCAACGGTCCGGCTGTCTCTTCCCCGGCGGGGCAGGCTGTTTTCACTCCTGAAAATGGCCGAAAGGAATGCCGCCGAAAACCTCAAAAGCGGCCTCGCCGCAAGGGAAGGGGTCGCTGAAAATCTGGCGGTTCTCCGGGAGGCCTTCCAGTTGAGCAAAACCCCCTCCACCATGGCCTGTTTCGATATCTCCCACATGGGCGGGAGCAACCCCGTGGCGTCCATGGTGACATTTCGGGAGGGGAAACCCTGGAAGCAGGGATACCGGCGTTTCAAAATTCGGGCCGTGAAGGGCGTCGATGATTACGCCATGATGTTCGAAGCCCTGAAGCGCCGCTTCGCAAGAGACGGAGAACGGCCCGACCCCCTGCCCGACTTGCTGGTGGTGGACGGCGGCCGCGGTCAATTGGGGGTCGCCCTGTCCGTCATGAGGGATCTGGGCATCGCCGATCAGGATGTCGTTGCCATGGCCGAGGAACGGCATGAATATCCCCCCAGGGGTGTGCGCAAAAAAGAGGACCGATTCTATCTGCCTGGACGAAAAGATCCGGTTTACCTGACGAGATCCCCCCGGGCCCTCGCCATCATGCAGCATTTGAGGGACGAAGCCCACCGCTTTGCCGTTGCCTATTATCGCAAGGTCAAGAAAAAAAGCGATTTCCACTCGATCCTCGATGACATACCGGGAATCGGTGAGAAGAGGAAAAAGGCTTTGCTGGGAACCTTCGGTGATCTCGAGGCCGTCGAATCCGCGTGTGTCGAGGAGATCAGCGCGGTCAAGGGGATCGGACCGAAGCAGGGGCGGATTGTTTACAATTTCCTGCATTCAAGATAA
- a CDS encoding ATP-binding cassette domain-containing protein has protein sequence MALIALKDMVFGFGAPPLLDRINLQIERAERICLVGRNGTGKSTLLKILNGDLNPDSGTLTRAQGLRTAFLPQEVPAELTGSIYDVVAGAVPRHASCLSDYRRQASSPEASRNGALLDGTNHTQHDLEASGAWGFHQEIRMVLSRMELAPDADCAALSAGMRRRVLLARALVTDPDILFLDEPTNHLDIDTILWMEEFLLRSVQTMVFVTHDRALLRKLATRIVEIDRGVLTSFPGDYDRYLSRKEELLKIEEKRNGEFGKVLKREEAWLRRGIKARRTRNEGRVRALLAMRAEVAGRRARAGNIRLSQQEAEKSGRLVMEVKNVHFAYTDLPVIRDFTLTVMRGEKIGVSGPNGCGKTTLLRLLLKELEPRDGSVRHGLHLEVAYFDQLRMQLDETKTLQENVVEGGDMVMVNGKARHIIAYLQDFLFTPIQARAPITALSGGERNRLLLAKLFTRPANVLVLDEPTNDLDVETLELLEAMLVEYEGTILLVSHDRTFLDNVATSTLVFEGEGRVQEYVGGYEDWMKGRMPEKKATPEKPKKEKPKSAPTGPRKLTYKEERELESLPGEIESLETEKEDLFAALSDPDLYKTAGHDVARLQNRLDELEGELQVAYNRWERLEDIDLQSKG, from the coding sequence ATGGCTTTGATCGCCCTGAAAGATATGGTTTTCGGTTTCGGCGCCCCGCCCCTTTTGGACCGGATCAACCTGCAGATTGAACGGGCCGAACGTATCTGCCTCGTGGGCCGAAACGGGACGGGGAAATCCACCCTCCTGAAAATCTTAAACGGTGACCTGAACCCGGACAGTGGAACCCTGACCCGGGCCCAGGGCCTCAGGACCGCTTTTCTTCCCCAGGAGGTGCCCGCCGAACTGACGGGCAGCATCTACGATGTCGTCGCCGGCGCCGTGCCCCGGCACGCATCCTGCCTTTCGGACTACCGGCGTCAGGCCTCGTCCCCCGAAGCGTCTCGTAACGGGGCTTTGCTCGACGGGACCAATCACACCCAACACGACCTGGAGGCGTCGGGCGCCTGGGGATTCCATCAGGAGATCCGGATGGTCCTCTCCCGGATGGAGCTCGCCCCCGACGCGGACTGTGCCGCCCTGTCCGCGGGCATGCGGCGGCGCGTTCTGTTGGCCCGGGCCCTCGTGACGGACCCGGACATTCTGTTCCTTGACGAACCGACGAACCATCTCGACATCGACACCATCCTCTGGATGGAAGAGTTTCTTCTGCGCTCCGTCCAAACCATGGTCTTCGTCACCCACGACCGGGCCCTCCTGAGGAAGCTCGCCACCCGGATCGTGGAAATAGACCGGGGGGTTCTGACCTCTTTTCCCGGCGACTATGACCGCTACCTCAGCCGGAAAGAGGAACTCCTGAAAATCGAGGAGAAGCGGAACGGCGAATTCGGCAAGGTCCTTAAGCGGGAGGAGGCCTGGCTGCGCCGGGGTATCAAGGCGCGCCGCACCCGTAACGAGGGTCGAGTCCGGGCGCTTCTGGCCATGCGGGCCGAAGTCGCCGGACGCCGGGCCCGGGCCGGAAACATACGCCTGTCGCAGCAGGAGGCGGAAAAATCCGGCCGCCTCGTCATGGAAGTCAAAAACGTGCATTTTGCCTACACGGACCTGCCCGTGATCCGGGACTTCACCCTGACCGTCATGCGGGGGGAGAAGATCGGCGTCAGCGGTCCGAACGGGTGCGGCAAGACAACCCTTCTGCGTCTTCTGCTGAAAGAACTCGAACCGCGGGACGGATCGGTCCGCCACGGTCTCCACCTGGAGGTGGCCTATTTCGATCAACTGCGGATGCAGCTCGATGAAACGAAGACCCTCCAGGAAAATGTCGTCGAAGGGGGGGATATGGTGATGGTCAACGGCAAGGCCCGGCACATCATCGCCTATCTTCAGGACTTTCTTTTCACCCCGATCCAGGCGCGGGCGCCCATTACGGCCCTGTCCGGCGGGGAACGGAACCGGCTCCTCCTGGCCAAACTCTTCACCCGCCCCGCCAACGTGCTGGTCCTCGACGAGCCGACCAACGATCTGGATGTGGAAACCCTGGAACTTCTGGAAGCGATGCTGGTCGAATACGAGGGCACGATCCTGCTGGTCAGCCATGACCGCACCTTCCTGGACAATGTGGCGACGTCCACCCTGGTTTTCGAGGGGGAGGGGAGGGTGCAGGAATACGTCGGTGGCTATGAGGACTGGATGAAAGGGCGGATGCCGGAAAAAAAGGCGACGCCGGAAAAGCCGAAGAAGGAGAAACCCAAAAGTGCCCCGACCGGCCCCCGGAAACTGACCTACAAGGAGGAGCGGGAATTGGAGTCCCTGCCCGGAGAGATCGAATCGCTGGAGACGGAAAAAGAGGACCTCTTTGCGGCCCTGTCCGACCCGGATCTGTACAAAACGGCAGGCCACGACGTGGCCCGCCTCCAAAACCGCCTGGATGAACTGGAGGGGGAACTGCAGGTCGCCTACAACCGGTGGGAACGACTGGAGGATATTGATCTGCAGTCAAAAGGATGA
- a CDS encoding M48 family metalloprotease: MRTKTAMTLLSLLLLSACTTMTPLTKAAKRCDVVTARNLIDRGMDVNEASTGKWTASPLHWPLYACDDEKALEMTKTLVEGGANLDAEDTVGSTPLSLAVSYGKPKTAVYLIDKYRTTERPPAFWADLLFEAVMFTDKGLIRVLVDETKTTNVQNDRGATPLMYAVIYGEPAIVEYLLDLGADPTYRDVYGKSARDYAMIYKNKKAHALLKLAESRPEFALSQPDPLSRIRTIVNRVRDCMVPGGKDYHITISDDDNANAFINISGHITFTREALRQWDDDTLTFVAAHEMAHDIMGHVRKKLAVSGATTTAMIVANIFLPGVGYLNHALNPAVVNNYSKTQEYEADKLASEACEKCFGITKEKQIEIMERIRESSKHGDGGGFWATHPSWSNRIKNIEQ, from the coding sequence ATGAGAACAAAAACCGCAATGACCCTCTTGTCTCTTCTCTTACTGTCGGCATGCACGACGATGACGCCCCTGACCAAAGCGGCAAAGCGTTGCGATGTGGTGACGGCACGAAACCTCATTGACCGGGGTATGGACGTCAACGAAGCGAGCACGGGCAAATGGACCGCTTCGCCCCTCCATTGGCCCCTGTACGCCTGTGATGACGAAAAGGCCCTGGAAATGACCAAAACCCTTGTGGAGGGCGGTGCAAATTTGGATGCCGAAGATACGGTCGGCAGCACGCCTTTGTCCCTTGCCGTTTCATACGGCAAACCGAAAACCGCCGTGTACCTGATTGACAAATACAGAACCACGGAAAGGCCACCCGCTTTCTGGGCCGATTTACTCTTCGAAGCGGTCATGTTTACCGATAAAGGGTTAATCAGGGTCCTGGTCGATGAAACGAAAACGACAAATGTGCAGAACGATCGGGGGGCCACACCGCTGATGTATGCCGTCATTTACGGTGAACCCGCCATTGTCGAATACCTTCTCGACCTGGGGGCAGACCCGACATACCGTGACGTATACGGGAAATCCGCCCGTGACTACGCCATGATTTACAAAAATAAAAAAGCCCATGCTCTGCTGAAGCTTGCCGAAAGCAGACCGGAGTTCGCCCTGAGTCAACCCGACCCATTGTCAAGGATCAGGACCATTGTAAATCGGGTGAGGGATTGTATGGTACCCGGCGGAAAGGATTATCATATAACGATCAGCGACGACGACAACGCGAACGCTTTCATCAATATCTCCGGCCACATCACCTTTACGCGTGAAGCCCTCAGGCAGTGGGATGACGACACCCTCACCTTTGTTGCGGCCCATGAAATGGCTCATGATATAATGGGACATGTCAGAAAAAAGCTCGCCGTCAGCGGGGCAACAACAACGGCCATGATCGTCGCCAACATATTCCTTCCCGGTGTGGGTTATCTGAACCACGCCTTGAACCCGGCAGTGGTCAACAATTACAGCAAGACCCAGGAATATGAAGCGGATAAGCTGGCTTCAGAGGCATGTGAAAAATGTTTTGGTATAACGAAGGAAAAACAAATAGAAATCATGGAGCGAATACGAGAGAGTTCAAAACACGGGGATGGCGGTGGTTTCTGGGCGACCCACCCTTCATGGAGCAATCGGATAAAGAACATAGAACAATGA
- the hemW gene encoding radical SAM family heme chaperone HemW, which produces MNRVTEKPYPGLYVHIPFCKTRCPYCSFYSTTDLAQIDPFLHALSLEAASYRGLFPMFDTLYIGGGTPSVLNENQFETLFHLLRNCFPLTPHAEITVEVNPADLSVPMVSLLRSCGVNRLNIGVQSFHDDTLAFLGRRHRAGEAKEALSSAYGAGFRDLGLDLLYGVPGQTTAAWMKDLGEATKQPVNHLSCYELTIEGGTPLDGRFRKGEFNLPDEGLQLEFFLDTSQFLAAAGFIHYEVSNFAKGAAALARHNRKYWRHIPYLGLGPAAHSFDGKRRWHNHGSLDAYLADLNDGKKPVAEEERLTREQRRLEVLFLGFRTAEGIDVGAFDKRFETDLLAEKALILADLKQEGLITIENGFIRPTLRGMAIADQLALI; this is translated from the coding sequence ATGAATCGAGTAACGGAAAAGCCATATCCGGGACTTTACGTCCATATCCCCTTCTGCAAGACCAGGTGCCCTTATTGCAGTTTTTACTCGACGACGGACCTGGCGCAAATCGACCCGTTTCTGCACGCCCTGTCCCTGGAGGCGGCTTCGTACCGCGGTCTGTTTCCCATGTTCGACACCCTCTATATTGGAGGGGGGACCCCGTCCGTCCTGAATGAAAATCAGTTTGAAACCCTGTTTCACCTCCTGAGGAATTGCTTCCCCCTGACCCCCCATGCGGAGATCACGGTGGAGGTGAATCCGGCCGATTTGAGTGTCCCCATGGTTTCCCTGCTCCGATCCTGCGGGGTCAACCGCCTGAACATCGGTGTGCAGTCCTTTCATGACGACACGCTGGCCTTCCTCGGCAGGCGCCATCGGGCCGGGGAGGCGAAAGAGGCCCTCTCTTCGGCTTACGGGGCAGGCTTCAGGGACCTCGGCCTTGACCTGCTCTACGGGGTTCCGGGACAGACGACGGCTGCCTGGATGAAGGATCTGGGCGAAGCGACGAAGCAGCCCGTGAATCACCTGTCCTGCTACGAGCTTACCATCGAGGGGGGGACTCCCCTGGACGGACGTTTCCGGAAGGGAGAGTTCAACCTGCCCGACGAGGGACTCCAACTGGAATTCTTCCTGGATACGTCCCAATTCCTGGCCGCCGCCGGATTCATCCATTATGAGGTCTCGAATTTCGCCAAAGGCGCCGCGGCCCTGGCTCGTCACAACCGGAAATACTGGCGGCACATTCCCTACCTGGGGCTTGGACCGGCGGCCCATTCCTTCGACGGAAAAAGACGCTGGCACAACCACGGATCACTGGATGCCTATCTGGCCGATCTCAACGACGGCAAAAAACCGGTGGCGGAAGAAGAACGTCTGACCCGGGAACAACGGCGCCTGGAAGTCCTTTTTCTTGGTTTTCGCACGGCGGAGGGGATCGATGTCGGGGCCTTTGACAAGCGTTTCGAAACGGATCTGCTCGCTGAAAAGGCCCTCATCCTGGCCGACCTGAAGCAGGAGGGGCTGATCACAATCGAAAACGGTTTCATCCGCCCGACCCTGCGGGGCATGGCCATAGCCGATCAATTGGCCCTCATCTGA